In the genome of Lathyrus oleraceus cultivar Zhongwan6 chromosome 4, CAAS_Psat_ZW6_1.0, whole genome shotgun sequence, the window CATCATTACACACAATGAAAAACGGGAGTATTTTTTAATGGCCTAGTGTTAATATAGCAGAGTTTATATATAGTTTTTCATCGCAACCATACATATGTACTTTCGGTTAGAGTAGTTATTATCCAATGTATATATATTGGATATTGTAGCTTTGTACAGACCAATGAATGAATAAGAGCTTTATCTCCTCTTTCACGTTATCTTCTTCCTTTTCTATCTTGTTCATTCTCTTCTTCTTGGCTTCATGTGCCATTGTTGCACCATTGACATGGTATCAGAGCCTTCAAAGCTCTAGTAGCCATTGATTTctctcttccatttcctgtttcTTTTGTTTTCTACATTTTTTTTTCTGTTTTCTCTGCTACAGAGTCGAACTCTTCGAAGATTATCCTTCGATTCTTGATTTCCTTTTCTTCAATGACCTACCAGAACTACCATGATTTTTCTACAAATTCCACAAATCTTTTCTATCTTCATCCTAATGAAAATCCGACACTCATTTTTGTGACTCCATTACTCGATGACAAGAACTATCACAGTTGGTCAAAGGTCGATGCATATTGCATTGATTTCGAAGAACAAAGAGAAGTTCATCGATGGCTCCTTAACCAAACCTCCGGTAGCAGATCCTTTATATGCTCCATGGATTCGATGCAACACCATGGTACTTTCTTGGTTACACCATTCCATCTCATAAGCCATTTCCAAATCTTCCTTGTGGATCGATAGTGTTGTTGGTGTTTGGAAGAATCTCCAAACTCGTTTCTCTCACAGTGATCTATTTCGCATATCTGACATTCAAGATGATCTTTACAAGCTGCGTCAAGGTAATCTTGATGTCTCAAATTACTTTACTCAGTTAAAAGTTTTATGGGATGAATTGGAAAATTATTGCCCTGTTCTTACTTGCTCATGCGCTATACCTTGTTCTTGTGGTGTTATTGCTTCAATTCGGAAGTATCGTGAACAAGATTGTGTAATTCGCTTTctaaagggattaaatgaaaattttACACACTCTAAGTCGCAAACCACGATGATGAATCCCCTTCCAAACATTGACAAAGCATTTTCTCTTGTTATTCAACAAGAACGAGAGATGCATAGTTCAGTAGCTGCTATGAATCCTACTACTACTAATACTGAGGAAACTGTGGCATTCCAAATTCAAACCAACTCAAGAAGTTCTAATGGAAAACCTAACTACTCAAAGAGCAAGACTCAAGGGTTTAATAGTGCTCGAGGTCATAATCGTGTATGCAGTCATTGTGGAAGAACAAATCATACCGTGGAGACTTGTTTCATGAAGCATGGTTATCCACTTGGATTTAAAGGAAAGAGTAAATTTCAGAGTGCTGGCAATAGTGTTCAATCCGCTGCTGCAGTTAACACTGCATCTGATACTTCTCCACAAGGCTCAGCAACATCTTCTTTTGGATTCACTCAGGAGAAGTATAACAACATCATAAAATTACTTCAACAGTCCAAACTTAGTCCTCAAGCCAATTCTATTTCCATTTCCTCTTTTGCCATGAACTCTCATTCAACCACTCAGAATGGTAAGCATGCTAACCTATGGATTTTAGATATTGGTGCAACATACCATATTTCATTTGATAAAACTGCTTTTCTTACATGCACTAATATCATACCTATTCATGTTAATCTACCCGATGGTTCTCATATCACTGCATCCATGTTTGGCAGTGCCATTGTGTCACCTTCTCTTACTTTACACAATGTTCTTTACATGCCAAATTTTCATGTCAATCTTATCTCTATTGCTAAGCTTGTCGGTAGTAATAATTATTCTATTCATTTCACTGTTGATACttgccaaatgatgcagaatCTTTCCAAGGCAATGATTGGTACAACTAGGTTGCAACGAGGACTGTATGTTCTTGACTCTGCACCTCAACCTTCAGCTTATAATTCAATTGCTAATGATACTTGTAATCTTTGGCATTATAGATTAGTGCACATTTCTAATATAGGTTTAAATACAATTGCAAAATTGTTTCCTTTCATCCCTTGTACAAATAATAATAAACCTTGTGAATCTTGTCATTTTGGAAAACAGAAAAAGGCTTTTTCTCATAGTAATACTCAATCTTGTGCCCCTTTTGAAATACTCTATGCTGATGTATGGAGCCCTTTCTCTACTATCTCTTTTCTATGACACAAATATTTCTTGACCTTGGTTGATGATTATAGTAGACACACTTGGGTTATATTTCTTAAAACAAAAGATCAAGTTAAAAATAGCCTCATTCAGTTTATAGCTTACCTTAAAAAACCCCTTTTGAAATACTCCATGCTGATGTATGGAGCCCTTTCTCTACTATCTCTTTTCTATGACACAAATATTTCTTGACCTTGGTTGATGATTATAGTAGACACACTTGGGTTATATTTCTTAAAACAAAAGATCAAGTTAAAAATAGCCTCATTCAGTTTATAGCTTACCTTAAAAACCAGTTCAAATCATCCCTAAAATGTCTTAGAACAGATAATGGTACAGAGTTTCTACCCTTATCTGAGTTTCTTTTGTCAAAAGGCATCACACACCAAAAATCTTCTGCTGAAACACCCCAACAAAAAGGGGTCGTTGAAAGAAAGCATCAGCACATTTTTAATGTTTCTAGAACTTTATATTTTCATTCAAATCTCCCTTTGAACATGTGGAATTTTGTGTTCATCATGCCATCCACTTAATAAATAGACTACCTTCTCCCCTCTTAAAAATGAAAAGTCCTCATGAACTCTTATTTTCTCAGCCACCCTCCTTAATACATTTAAAAGTTTTTGGTTGTTTATGCTTTGCCACAACCTTACAAGCTCATAGAACCAAATTTGACCCTAGAGCCAGAAGATGTGTGTTTCTTGGTTACAAGGATGGCACAAAGGGTTTTATCTTGTATGATTTGCACAACCATACTACATTTGTCTCTAGAAATGTTATCTTATATGAAAATAATTTTCCATTCAAAATTAACCAGGATACCACAAATCAACATAGACAACCTCAACCTAACCCACAATCTCACTCTTTTCTTGATGATATACCTATTATGCATAGGTCTTCTGCCACTACTAATATGCCTATTTCACAAGAAAGTGAATTACAAATTATCTATCATGAAACTGACACCCCTGCTGGTCCTTTTGACTCAGACACATCCCCTTTATCCAATATCCAATATCCTGAGTCTGTTACCCCTCCTATAAACAATTCCATTAATTCATTTTTTCCTAAAACTTCAATTTTCAATGAATCTGATCATATTCCCTCCAGTAGTCACAGTCATATCCATAATACTGACACTTATAGTCATGTAGATAATAACCAGTCTGCTCAGTCTTTTCCTAACAACTATACCTCTAGTTCTAGTATCTCTCCTGTTGCTCTTGTTGATAACACCTTATCCCTCCCTATAGCTCTTATTGATAATCCTAATACACCTCATCCTATGATACAATCCAACAGAACCTCTCATCCTCTCAGTTACTTAGCAGATTGTCATTGTTATTCTGCTATAAACAAATCTCATTCATTGCATTCAAATGATTTTAACATTGCATATCCTTTATCTTCCATACTTACTTATGATAGATGTCTCCCATCTTATAAACATTTTTGTTGTGCCATAACCTATAACGCTGAACCAAAATCTTTCACCCAAGCCATTAAGTTGGACTGTTGGAAAAATGTTATGAATGTTGAATTACAAGCTCTTACTGAGAATCACACTTGGGATGTTGTTGAATTACTTTCTGGTAAGAAACCTATTGGATGTAGGTGTGTTTATAAAATCAAATACAGGGCATATGGATCCATTGAAAGGTACAAGGCTAGGCTGGTAGCAAAGGGATACACACAAATGGAGGGCATTGATTATTTTGATACATTCTCACCTGTTGCAAAAATCACTACAATTAGAGTCCTTTGAGCTCTTGCAGCAATCAAAGGCTGGCATTTAGAACAACTTGACATTAACAATGCTTCTCTCCATGGGGATTTAAATGAAGAATTTTATATGAGTGTTCCTTCTGGTATGTACACTCCTTCTACCTCTCAAGTTTGTAAACTTCAGAAGTCAATCTATGGCTTAAAACAGGCTAGCCTCCAATGGTATGCCAAACTCTCATCTTTTTTAATCTCCATTGGATATTCTCAATCCAAGGTTGACCAatgatcagtgcattttgatacacattcttctatatttatacttattcatttccatgttttagtttggttatttttcccttttaatgtgtttttataatttatcttatttttacacttatttgtttttcgcaatttattttcagcattagcagtctgcacgaataaattaATAACTGGAGTTAGGAGTATCGGActgagacgtgctaccagtcgttggaaagctaagagctaagagaaagagctacgactttTATGAAGAAGTCAGAAGTTAATTCGGACTGTAGAATGGTTGAAATATTCGTTGAAGCCTTCagcactagatttatattttgtgttgggttatttagtttgggcctgagttatgttttgaccaaattaggtttattctaATTTTTCTATAACCTAAGCAGCCGAAAAACAGGACACGGTATCACTATTCACGAAAAATTTGAAAGCTTGtacgaattccatggagaactaatccctctgattcgatctgccgtatttcaggttccaaaacttgagattattataatgttaattttagtttaattcctttcaatgatattttgtgttcttgtatgcttaattcgattgcatgaaatatattgattcaatttggttgattgtatgatcctaacataggcacgtcacgtttgcttaattcgtttttgtgtctgatcaatcatgtttgcttaatccatgaaaacttatcccgtttgcttaattcggacaataggatcatacatctcacaaacttcaccgtgcttgtcattgagtttgtatccaaataggaatagacaatccgtttagggtattaaaattatattaatcgatgatagtaggaactgaatcgatagattgaattatttcataatcacttatttcataacaACTTATTTTaagaattgcttttaataatcactttttcttaatcgaacaccaaaccaaacaaccccccccccttaattcgatttacctttggataataataatcaagaattCTTGTGAGAACGATATCGGAGTTAAAATTGTCGCCGTACTACGTTTTTGAAAAACACTCGTTTTGACCCGTGCACGACAGCGGATCAACCACTCCTTGTATGTTAAGGTTGCTTCTCATAATTTTACTGCACTTCTagtttatgtggatgacattgtGTTAGCAGGAGATTCCATTGATGAAATTCACTCTGTCAAACATTTATTAGATCAAACTTTTAAGATCAAATATCTTGGTCAGTTGAGGTATTTCCTTGGCTTTGAGATTGCTCGATCCAACACAGGGATTTTCTTCAATCAGCGGAAATACACTCTTGATCTCCTATAAGACAGTGGATTTCTTGCTTCAAAACCATCTGCAGTTCCTTTTGACCCTAACACCAAACTATCCGCTAATGATGGTCAGCCATTAGAAGATCCTACAAGCTATAGACGTTTAATTGGCAGATTAATCTACTTGACAAATTATCGGCCAGATATTGTATATGATGTGCAACATTTAAGCCAATATGTTTCTAATCCATTTCTCCCCCACTACCAAGCTGCAACACGGATCCTTCGATATCTAAAAGTTGTCCCTGCAAAAGGCTTACTATTTTCTGCTTCCAGCAATCTCAAATTATCAGTTTTTGTTGATTCTGACTGGACCCGTTGCCCTGACACCAGGAGGTCTGTTACGGGCTATTGTGTTATCCTTGGTTCTTCTTTGTTGTGCTGGAAATCGAAGAAATAGAACACTGTGTCTCGCTTTTCAACTGAGGCAGGATATCAAGCTTTAGCCTTACTGACGTGTGAGCTTCAATGGCTACAATTCATTTTCCAAGATTTCAAGATCATTTTTTCTCAACCCGCTTATGTATTCTGTGATAGCAAATCTGTTATATATCTTGCTCACAATCCTACATTTCATGAGCGGAGCAAACATATTGAACTTGACTATCACGTTATCTGTGAGAAGCTACAATCCAAGTTAATTCACATATTACCAATCTCGACAAAGTCTCAGCTTGCATATGCATTTACTAAACCATTACACTCACCTTCATTATCTTCCATTTTATCCAAGTTAGGACTATATAACATCCATAGCCCAACTTGAGGAGGGATGTTAATATAGCATAGTTTATATATAGCTTTTCATCACAACCATACACGTGTACTTTCTGTTACAGTTTGTTATTTATTAGTTATTAcccaatatatatatatatatatatatatatatatatatatatatatatatatatatatatattgaatatTGTAGCTTTGTACAAACCAATGAATGAATAAGAGCTTTATCTCCTCTTTCACGTTATCTTGTTCATTCTCTTCTTCTTGGCTTCATTTGTCATTGTTGCACCATTGACACCTAGTGGGGTCCAGCTACATTTCCATTCTTTACATTTTGTTTGATGAAAAAAGAAATTTGAAGGAAAGAAAGTGAAAGAAATGAATGTgaggagaaaaagagaaaaattgagatgaatttttatttatttattttaaaatgtgAAAGTGAAGAAAAAGTGAGGAAATAAACATATATGTTTTTTATAGTTATCTAAATAAttcaatataaaaataaataaatatataataatttaATTGTTTAAATTGTTTAATTTGTTACATTAGtattttaatttgttttatgCAATCCATTACATATTCTATTGATTATTTTGTCTATGTAGAAAGGTtgattaaataaaataataagtTAAAACATCTTTATATTAAGTGTAAGAGCAAAAGCAAAGTGACAAAAAATGTAGGAGTTATATGTGCAAAAATATTATAAATAACTGTAATATCTTTTTTATTAATCTTTAAAAAGTGATTTTTCAATCATCTTTAACCAAATAATAAGTTAGACTCTTGGTGCGAATTtggaaaaaaagaaaaaggaagatTTTTTGGAGGGAGATGAGTAGAAAGTAAATAGAAAATATTTCTATTTTTAAAAGTGTTAATAGATATTCATGTTGAATTCGTAGAATTTATAAGACAATCATTCAAATACAATTTCTCAAATTCTTCTAaaatgaaaaattcaaaaattataATGAACATTTGAAGTGTTTAGTTGAAACAAAATGTTAATACATGATTTAATACAAAAcatatataaaaatattattatttaattacAAAATTACCCTGAGACTGAGTTATTTGAAACAAATGTTGCACTTATTATTAAAATGAGTCATATCCAACACAAAATAATGTATAAACAAAGTAACTAGAATACAAGAAAACTTTTTTTTCAAACAACACACTAAATTTCACACTAGCTATTAATTTACTATCATAGACTACTAACAAAAAGAAGACAAAAAAGGTATTTTCTTCACTCACCATAGAATCATACaagaaaaaaaaatacaaaaaggAATCAAGTTGGGTTAAGATCAAACAGTGTAGGCCAAAGTTTATGTTCATCATCTAAATCAAACTCATCCTTGGGCTTATTATATGGACTACAATAACCCATTGGGCTATCAGTTTCAAGAGAAGCCCTAGTAATTGTTGGGCTTCTATTGATCTCAAACAACATCTTTGCATCAAAAGGCCCAGAAAC includes:
- the LOC127073460 gene encoding uncharacterized protein LOC127073460, giving the protein MMNPLPNIDKAFSLVIQQEREMHSSVAAMNPTTTNTEETVAFQIQTNSRSSNGKPNYSKSKTQGFNSARGHNRVCSHCGRTNHTVETCFMKHGYPLGFKGKSKFQSAGNSVQSAAAVNTASDTSPQGSATSSFGFTQEKYNNIIKLLQQSKLSPQANSISISSFAMNSHSTTQNESFQGNDWYN